A section of the Agarivorans litoreus genome encodes:
- a CDS encoding anti-phage deoxyguanosine triphosphatase gives MSELSQQAGTARYAEEQNQRRNDHRSVWQRDRARILHSAAFRRLQNKTQVLSIGNNDFYRTRLTHSLEVAQIGTGIVGHISANNQPQNKLLPELNLIESLCLAHDIGHPPFGHGGEVALNYMMRDDGGFEGNAQTFRILTKLEPYTRANGMNLTRRTLLGIMKYPCLLSQLQRNPLPPVAKSFRQLKVADWAPAKGIYDDDKRLYNWVLESLSQSDRTLFESSRSLGDTHHRKSNYKSLDCSIMELADDIAYGVHDLEDAIVMGIVSRHDWQEQVASAIADIKDCWLADEIGGLSVKLFSRHHYDQKDAIGSLVNGFITAISLQAQEKFDEPQLDYQAKMAPPMAQALDVLKRFVLHYVIQTPEIEMVRFKGQQVVMELFQAFASDPERLLPINTRSRWLQAGEDNESQARVIADYIAGMTDDYANRLFQTLF, from the coding sequence ATGAGTGAACTAAGCCAGCAAGCTGGAACAGCAAGATACGCCGAAGAACAAAACCAAAGACGTAACGATCATCGCAGCGTATGGCAGCGCGACAGAGCGCGAATTTTGCATTCCGCAGCGTTTCGTCGCCTGCAAAACAAAACCCAAGTCCTAAGCATAGGCAACAACGATTTCTATCGTACTCGCCTCACCCACTCTTTGGAAGTAGCGCAAATTGGCACTGGCATTGTTGGTCATATTAGCGCCAACAATCAACCTCAAAATAAGCTATTGCCCGAGCTTAATCTTATCGAGAGCCTTTGCTTAGCGCATGATATTGGCCACCCACCTTTTGGCCACGGTGGAGAAGTAGCACTCAATTACATGATGCGTGACGACGGTGGTTTTGAGGGCAACGCACAAACCTTTCGTATTCTTACCAAGCTTGAACCTTATACTCGCGCAAATGGTATGAACCTTACTCGGCGAACCCTGTTAGGCATAATGAAATACCCCTGCCTACTCAGCCAATTGCAAAGAAACCCGCTGCCACCAGTAGCCAAAAGCTTTCGGCAGTTAAAAGTGGCGGACTGGGCGCCAGCTAAAGGTATTTATGATGATGATAAACGCCTCTACAACTGGGTGCTTGAGAGCTTAAGCCAAAGTGATAGAACTCTATTTGAAAGTAGCCGCAGCCTAGGCGACACTCATCACCGTAAAAGTAACTACAAATCGCTAGATTGCTCGATAATGGAGCTAGCTGATGACATTGCTTATGGGGTGCATGATTTAGAAGACGCCATTGTGATGGGCATAGTTAGCCGACACGACTGGCAAGAACAGGTAGCTTCGGCCATTGCCGACATAAAAGATTGCTGGCTAGCTGATGAAATAGGCGGGCTATCGGTTAAGTTATTTAGCCGACATCACTACGATCAAAAAGACGCTATTGGCAGCCTTGTGAATGGGTTTATCACCGCTATAAGCTTACAAGCCCAAGAAAAGTTTGACGAACCTCAGTTGGACTATCAGGCGAAAATGGCCCCTCCCATGGCGCAAGCGCTAGATGTATTAAAACGCTTTGTATTGCACTATGTGATTCAAACACCTGAGATAGAAATGGTTCGCTTTAAAGGCCAGCAAGTGGTTATGGAGTTATTTCAAGCTTTTGCCAGCGATCCAGAGCGTTTACTGCCCATCAATACTCGCAGCCGTTGGTTGCAAGCAGGTGAAGACAACGAAAGCCAAGCCAGAGTGATTGCAGACTACATCGCGGGTATGACAGACGACTATGCAAACCGTTTATTCCAAACACTTTTTTAG
- a CDS encoding ABC transporter permease subunit, with protein sequence MTQSVSFNSSAQRLIKDRLTRYSVSAGGIVVLLALILIFFYLLYVVAPIFYGASLEKSKTIPLQDSSATVAIGVEEQNEIAYRFNEDGQLRFFNLIDSQREFQDYQVEADITASDRTVPNQGLVAYGTSDGLAYIVSPKFGISYPNDKRLITPGIAYPMGEQALVIDPQGQAIEQLAFERQEESAVVAAVTADGRGLLVRYEAEEDMFSESLEWLPETANIPSLPSNIDQILVTPDLRRLYIRNGNQLANYNIQNIDNVRLNSVDFINSTDSNVTDIALLTGASSLIVANDNGKVSQWFDVAKDGVRKLTKIREFDAGAKVNEIGVEYFRKGFAVSGDDGSITIFHTTGGGRLVREMTDAKAFSLAFSPRASGLLTETENGLEFYHVDNEHPEVTWRALWSKIWYEGYPEPQYVWQSTSASDDFEPKLSLVPISFGTIKAAFYAMLFAAPIALAGAIYTAYFMSAPLRKVVKPTVEIMEALPTVILGFLAGLWLAPLIEDNLPGVIAIMLLLPVGFLLTAFAWSKMPKKVRQLLPEGWDAIVLIPVVLFIGWGCIQISPALEQWMFDGDARLYLTNELGINFDQRNSMVVGLAMGFAVIPTIFSIAEDAIFSVPKHLSNGSLALGATPWQTLTKVVILTASPGIFSAVMMGLGRAVGETMIVLMATGNTPVMDWSIFQGMRTLSANIAVEMPESEVGSSHYRVLFLAAFVLFVFTFAFNTIAEFVRQRLRDKYSSL encoded by the coding sequence ATGACGCAGTCAGTGTCATTTAATAGTAGTGCTCAGCGGCTAATTAAGGACCGACTAACCCGCTACAGTGTAAGTGCTGGCGGGATTGTTGTTCTTTTAGCACTGATCTTAATTTTCTTCTATTTATTATATGTAGTTGCACCTATCTTCTACGGCGCGAGTTTAGAAAAATCTAAAACGATTCCGTTACAAGATAGCAGTGCCACAGTGGCTATTGGTGTTGAAGAGCAAAACGAAATTGCCTACCGCTTTAATGAAGACGGGCAGTTACGCTTTTTTAACCTAATCGATAGCCAGCGCGAGTTTCAAGACTATCAAGTTGAAGCAGACATTACTGCGTCAGACCGCACAGTGCCAAACCAAGGTTTGGTGGCTTACGGTACCAGTGATGGCTTGGCTTATATAGTTTCACCTAAATTTGGTATTAGTTACCCTAACGACAAGCGTTTAATTACGCCTGGCATAGCTTACCCGATGGGTGAGCAAGCGCTAGTGATTGACCCACAAGGCCAAGCCATTGAGCAGTTGGCTTTTGAACGTCAAGAAGAGTCGGCAGTGGTGGCAGCAGTTACCGCCGATGGCCGAGGCTTGTTGGTACGCTACGAAGCTGAAGAAGACATGTTTAGCGAGTCTTTGGAATGGCTGCCCGAGACGGCTAACATTCCTAGTTTGCCAAGTAACATCGATCAAATTTTGGTAACGCCAGACTTACGCCGTTTATACATTCGTAACGGCAATCAGTTGGCTAACTACAATATCCAAAATATTGACAATGTGCGCTTAAATTCAGTGGACTTTATTAATAGCACCGACAGCAATGTTACCGATATTGCCTTACTAACCGGTGCAAGTTCATTAATTGTTGCAAACGACAATGGCAAAGTAAGCCAGTGGTTTGATGTGGCAAAAGATGGGGTGCGTAAGCTTACCAAAATTCGTGAGTTTGATGCAGGCGCTAAAGTAAACGAAATTGGTGTTGAGTACTTCCGTAAAGGCTTTGCTGTAAGCGGAGATGATGGTTCTATAACCATATTCCACACAACCGGCGGTGGCCGTTTAGTCCGTGAGATGACCGATGCTAAAGCCTTTAGTTTAGCTTTCTCTCCGCGAGCCAGTGGTCTACTCACTGAGACCGAAAATGGTCTTGAGTTTTATCACGTAGATAATGAGCACCCAGAAGTAACGTGGCGCGCCTTGTGGAGCAAAATTTGGTACGAAGGTTACCCTGAGCCGCAATATGTATGGCAATCAACCTCAGCCAGTGATGACTTTGAGCCTAAGCTCAGCTTAGTGCCAATTTCTTTTGGTACCATTAAAGCTGCTTTTTACGCAATGTTGTTTGCTGCGCCTATCGCTTTAGCTGGAGCTATCTACACTGCTTACTTTATGTCAGCGCCACTGCGCAAAGTGGTTAAGCCAACCGTAGAAATTATGGAAGCTTTACCCACGGTAATTTTGGGCTTTTTGGCGGGTTTATGGTTAGCGCCATTAATTGAAGACAACTTGCCTGGCGTAATTGCCATTATGTTGTTGCTACCGGTAGGCTTTTTGCTCACTGCGTTTGCTTGGTCAAAAATGCCCAAGAAAGTACGCCAGTTGCTGCCAGAAGGTTGGGATGCAATTGTACTTATTCCAGTAGTGTTGTTTATTGGCTGGGGCTGTATCCAAATTAGTCCAGCGCTTGAGCAATGGATGTTCGACGGCGATGCACGTTTATACTTAACTAACGAGCTAGGCATTAACTTCGACCAACGTAACTCTATGGTGGTGGGTTTAGCCATGGGCTTTGCGGTTATTCCTACGATTTTCTCTATTGCAGAAGATGCGATTTTCTCGGTGCCAAAGCATTTGAGTAATGGCTCTTTAGCATTGGGTGCTACGCCTTGGCAAACCCTCACTAAAGTGGTGATTTTAACTGCTAGCCCCGGTATTTTCTCGGCGGTAATGATGGGCCTTGGCCGTGCAGTGGGTGAAACCATGATTGTACTTATGGCCACCGGTAATACCCCAGTAATGGATTGGAGTATCTTCCAAGGCATGCGTACCTTGTCGGCAAACATTGCGGTAGAGATGCCAGAGTCTGAAGTGGGAAGCTCACACTACCGAGTGCTGTTCCTAGCAGCCTTTGTATTGTTTGTATTTACCTTTGCATTTAACACCATTGCTGAATTTGTGCGCCAACGTCTGCGCGACAAATACAGCTCGCTGTAA
- a CDS encoding dienelactone hydrolase family protein — MMLRFTPLLLTLLATIAQAFDQGETINIPMTEQGLLWGKQIQLEATLYKPAGEGPFPLVIFNHGSTGPGVIPDTLTIKPWGFSAYLNKRNIALLIPMRRGRGASQGRYKESYNCSVNSVESGINYASQSLDATMQFLQQQTWLDQENIVISGHSRGGLLSVVYAAKHPQKFKGVVNFSGGWMGGQCQIKTPIASNQGLFSQAAKNNPLPHLFLYGRNDPYYSDSEIESYARAFEEAGGQIDFQFYSLGSSANGHALFYEHSDFWIEGFKQYMQQLDLM, encoded by the coding sequence ATGATGCTTCGCTTCACCCCGCTATTACTCACCTTATTAGCAACTATCGCCCAAGCTTTCGATCAGGGAGAAACCATAAACATACCTATGACTGAGCAAGGTCTACTGTGGGGTAAGCAAATACAATTAGAAGCAACTTTATATAAACCCGCAGGCGAAGGCCCTTTTCCACTGGTCATTTTTAACCATGGTTCAACTGGGCCCGGCGTAATACCCGACACACTAACCATTAAGCCATGGGGATTTAGTGCTTACCTAAACAAGCGCAACATTGCTTTGCTAATACCAATGCGACGAGGCAGAGGTGCATCACAAGGCCGTTATAAAGAATCTTACAATTGCAGTGTAAACAGCGTTGAATCCGGTATTAACTACGCGTCGCAAAGCTTAGATGCCACCATGCAATTCCTGCAGCAACAAACTTGGCTAGATCAAGAAAACATTGTAATTAGTGGCCATTCCCGAGGAGGATTGTTGTCGGTAGTTTACGCTGCGAAACACCCTCAGAAATTTAAAGGCGTAGTTAATTTTTCCGGCGGTTGGATGGGTGGGCAATGCCAAATCAAAACCCCAATTGCCAGTAACCAAGGCTTGTTTAGCCAGGCAGCTAAAAACAACCCACTCCCTCACTTATTTTTGTATGGCCGAAACGATCCTTATTACTCAGATAGTGAAATAGAAAGCTACGCTCGAGCTTTTGAGGAAGCCGGCGGACAGATAGATTTTCAGTTTTATTCTCTGGGCTCATCAGCAAATGGCCACGCGCTTTTTTATGAACATAGTGATTTCTGGATCGAAGGTTTTAAGCAATACATGCAACAACTGGATTTAATGTAA
- the aceA gene encoding isocitrate lyase, whose protein sequence is MTLTREQQIQALEKDWAENPRWKGVKRPYTAEEVVKLRGSIIPENTIARRGAEKLWALVNGQAKKGYVNCLGALTGGQAVQQAKAGIEAIYLSGWQVAADNNSASSMYPDQSLYPVDSVPKVVERINNSFQRADQIQWANGLSPANGGLDYFLPIVADAEAGFGGVLNAFELMKNMIKAGAAGVHFEDQLASVKKCGHMGGKVLVPTQEAVQKLVAARFAADVAGVPTLVIARTDANAADLLTSDVDPYDAEFVEGERTAEGFYKVRAGIDQAISRGLAYAEYADLIWCETATPCLEEARKFAEAIHAKHPGQLLAYNCSPSFNWRKNLDDETIAKFQQELSDMGYKYQFITLAGIHNMWYNMFDLAHNYAQGEGMKHYVNMVQEKEFQAADRGYTFVAHQQEVGTGYFDQVTNVIQGGQSSVTALTGSTEEEQFS, encoded by the coding sequence ATGACATTAACAAGAGAACAGCAAATTCAAGCATTAGAAAAAGACTGGGCAGAGAACCCTCGCTGGAAAGGCGTTAAGCGTCCTTACACTGCTGAAGAAGTAGTGAAACTGCGTGGTTCTATTATCCCTGAAAATACCATTGCTCGACGTGGCGCCGAGAAGCTATGGGCCTTAGTAAATGGCCAAGCTAAAAAAGGCTATGTGAATTGTTTAGGTGCCTTAACCGGTGGCCAAGCCGTTCAACAGGCTAAAGCGGGCATCGAAGCTATCTACTTGTCGGGTTGGCAGGTTGCCGCCGATAATAACTCTGCCTCTAGTATGTACCCTGATCAATCGCTATACCCTGTAGATTCTGTGCCTAAAGTGGTTGAGCGCATTAACAACTCTTTCCAACGTGCCGACCAAATTCAATGGGCCAATGGTCTATCTCCTGCCAATGGTGGCTTAGATTACTTCTTACCAATTGTTGCCGACGCAGAAGCGGGTTTTGGCGGGGTGTTAAACGCCTTTGAGCTAATGAAGAATATGATCAAAGCGGGTGCTGCTGGTGTTCACTTTGAAGATCAACTTGCTTCAGTTAAAAAATGTGGTCACATGGGTGGTAAGGTACTGGTTCCAACCCAAGAGGCGGTGCAAAAACTGGTTGCAGCACGCTTTGCGGCTGACGTTGCCGGTGTTCCTACTTTGGTGATTGCTCGTACAGATGCTAACGCCGCGGACTTGCTAACCTCAGACGTAGACCCTTACGATGCCGAGTTCGTAGAAGGCGAACGCACAGCTGAAGGCTTCTACAAAGTACGTGCTGGTATCGACCAAGCGATTAGCCGAGGCCTAGCTTATGCAGAGTACGCCGATTTAATCTGGTGTGAAACTGCAACACCTTGCTTGGAAGAGGCTCGCAAATTTGCCGAAGCTATTCATGCTAAGCACCCAGGTCAGCTGTTAGCGTACAACTGTTCACCATCATTTAACTGGCGTAAGAATCTAGATGATGAAACCATTGCTAAGTTCCAGCAAGAGCTTAGCGACATGGGTTATAAGTACCAGTTCATCACCTTAGCCGGTATTCATAACATGTGGTACAACATGTTTGATCTTGCCCACAACTATGCGCAAGGCGAGGGCATGAAGCACTACGTGAACATGGTTCAAGAGAAAGAGTTCCAAGCTGCCGACCGTGGCTACACCTTCGTTGCTCACCAACAAGAAGTGGGTACGGGCTACTTTGACCAAGTAACCAACGTGATTCAAGGTGGTCAATCTTCAGTAACCGCGTTAACCGGTTCTACCGAAGAAGAGCAATTTAGCTAA
- a CDS encoding CBS domain-containing protein — MIKVADIMTTNPHTAFEQTTLEEAISLCNEHKIRHLPIVDSQQHLIGLVSERTLLAAQESNLSKTSETQRRAHEQQIMLKHIMLTKLHTVDAAAGVGQAAKHIERHRIGCLPVVEGKKLIGIITDTDFVGVAISLLEMLAEQEPLSPDE; from the coding sequence ATGATTAAAGTAGCCGACATCATGACCACTAACCCGCATACTGCTTTTGAGCAGACCACGCTTGAAGAAGCTATTAGCTTGTGTAACGAACACAAAATTCGCCATCTCCCTATAGTAGACAGTCAGCAACACCTTATTGGTTTAGTGAGCGAGCGAACCTTGCTAGCCGCACAAGAATCAAACCTTAGCAAAACTTCCGAAACTCAGCGCCGCGCACATGAACAGCAAATAATGCTCAAACACATTATGTTGACCAAGTTACATACCGTAGATGCAGCGGCAGGAGTTGGGCAAGCCGCTAAGCACATCGAGCGGCATCGCATAGGCTGCCTGCCAGTAGTAGAAGGTAAGAAGCTGATCGGAATAATTACCGACACCGACTTTGTAGGTGTTGCAATATCCTTGCTAGAAATGCTCGCAGAACAAGAGCCTTTAAGCCCTGATGAATAA
- the pstB gene encoding phosphate ABC transporter ATP-binding protein PstB: MISLNTENSRDTKLDLANLTAEQTALEVKNLDLYYGSKQALFDVSMKIPKGQVTAFIGPSGCGKSTLLRCINRMNDLVDICKISGEILLHGQNIYDKSVDVAALRRNVGMVFQRPNPFPKSIYENVVYGLRLQGIKDRRVLDEAVERSLRGAALWEEVKDRLHENAFGLSGGQQQRLVIARAIAIEPEVLLLDEPTSALDPISTLTIEELINDLKSRYTVVIVTHNMQQAARVSDQTAFMYMGDMVEYADTNTLFTTPAKKQTEDYITGRYG; encoded by the coding sequence ATGATTTCTTTGAATACAGAAAATAGTCGAGATACTAAATTAGATTTGGCTAACTTAACTGCAGAGCAAACTGCATTGGAAGTAAAGAACCTGGATCTTTACTACGGCAGCAAACAAGCTTTGTTCGATGTGTCGATGAAGATCCCTAAAGGGCAAGTTACCGCCTTTATTGGCCCGTCGGGCTGCGGTAAATCAACCTTACTGCGCTGTATTAACCGTATGAATGATTTGGTTGATATTTGTAAAATTAGCGGAGAGATCTTGCTACACGGACAAAACATTTACGATAAAAGCGTAGACGTAGCCGCGCTACGTCGTAACGTGGGTATGGTGTTTCAGCGTCCAAACCCATTCCCAAAGTCTATTTACGAAAATGTGGTCTATGGTTTACGCCTGCAAGGGATTAAAGACCGTCGCGTATTAGATGAAGCAGTAGAACGCTCACTACGCGGTGCAGCCTTGTGGGAAGAAGTAAAAGACCGCTTACACGAGAATGCCTTTGGCTTATCTGGTGGTCAGCAACAGCGTTTGGTAATTGCCCGCGCCATTGCGATTGAGCCTGAAGTGCTATTATTGGATGAACCTACATCAGCACTTGACCCAATTTCTACCTTGACGATTGAAGAGTTGATTAACGACCTTAAGAGTCGTTACACCGTGGTGATTGTAACTCACAACATGCAACAAGCTGCGCGAGTATCAGACCAAACAGCCTTTATGTATATGGGTGACATGGTGGAATATGCTGACACCAATACCTTGTTTACAACACCAGCGAAGAAGCAAACCGAAGATTACATTACAGGCCGTTACGGTTAA
- the phoU gene encoding phosphate signaling complex protein PhoU — MDKLNMNKHISGQFNAELDHVRNQIMAMGGLVEQQLIDALSLLSRPDAELVSKVISTDSKVNSFEVAIDEECTRIIAKRQPAASDLRIVMAIIKTIADLERIGDAAESIARMVERNMDKPLKASLSSLEHLGQHTAKMLHDVLDGFARMDVETAWRVHQEDKKVDKEYERLIRELMTYMMEDPRSIPQVLDALNAARAIERVGDRCQNIAEYIIYFVRGKDIRHLAGDEVEKLL, encoded by the coding sequence ATGGATAAGTTAAACATGAACAAACACATATCTGGTCAGTTTAATGCTGAACTGGATCATGTGCGCAATCAAATTATGGCAATGGGTGGTTTAGTTGAACAACAACTGATCGACGCCCTTAGCCTGTTAAGCCGACCTGACGCAGAATTAGTGAGCAAGGTAATTAGCACCGACAGCAAAGTAAACTCTTTTGAAGTTGCTATTGATGAAGAGTGCACGCGCATTATTGCTAAGCGCCAGCCCGCTGCGAGTGACTTACGTATTGTAATGGCGATCATTAAAACCATTGCTGACTTAGAGCGTATTGGTGACGCTGCAGAAAGCATTGCCCGTATGGTTGAGCGTAACATGGATAAACCGCTTAAGGCCTCTCTAAGTAGTTTGGAGCACCTAGGTCAACATACCGCTAAGATGCTGCATGACGTGTTAGATGGTTTTGCACGTATGGATGTTGAAACGGCCTGGCGTGTGCACCAAGAAGACAAAAAAGTGGATAAAGAGTATGAGCGCCTAATTCGTGAGTTGATGACCTATATGATGGAAGACCCTCGCTCTATTCCTCAAGTGCTAGATGCCTTAAATGCTGCACGTGCTATCGAGCGAGTAGGCGACCGTTGTCAAAACATTGCTGAGTACATTATCTACTTCGTAAGAGGTAAAGATATTCGCCATTTAGCTGGCGATGAAGTAGAAAAGCTGCTTTAA
- a CDS encoding acyl carrier protein phosphodiesterase, with protein sequence MNYLAHFQIAQHTNTSIVGAFLGDFVKGQNWQSYHSEVQLGVKLHRKIDSFTDQQVNQLGLAHCFQASLRRYSGIALDVYFDYLLSLHWQRFSTNSRSKFISQCYQELQHFPLTDKAKHTASHMREYDWLEQYQHQDSVAGTLRAISRRLRRPAKLELLYEDILCHTAELDAAFLALYPKVLLHAQEFVSNYQPK encoded by the coding sequence ATGAATTATTTAGCTCACTTTCAGATTGCTCAGCATACCAACACGTCTATTGTGGGCGCTTTTCTGGGCGACTTTGTAAAAGGACAAAACTGGCAGAGTTACCACAGCGAGGTACAACTTGGCGTAAAGCTACACCGTAAAATAGATAGCTTTACCGATCAGCAAGTCAATCAACTGGGTTTAGCTCACTGTTTTCAAGCCAGTTTAAGGCGCTACTCTGGTATAGCTCTAGACGTGTATTTCGACTATTTGCTGAGTTTGCACTGGCAACGTTTTTCTACCAACTCGCGTTCTAAGTTTATCAGCCAGTGTTATCAAGAACTCCAGCATTTCCCACTAACTGACAAAGCCAAACATACCGCCAGCCATATGCGTGAATATGATTGGTTGGAACAATACCAGCATCAAGACAGTGTTGCCGGTACCTTACGCGCTATTAGCCGGCGACTGCGCCGCCCGGCAAAGCTAGAGCTGCTGTACGAGGATATTCTTTGTCACACTGCAGAACTTGATGCAGCATTTTTAGCGCTTTACCCCAAGGTGCTGCTACACGCTCAAGAATTTGTGAGCAACTATCAGCCGAAATAA
- the pstA gene encoding phosphate ABC transporter permease PstA, translating to MNKWFKSGNPWIWMTAGAVSISLVAVIGLLLLIAARGLVYFWPSPVLEMEVKQFGETQTVIGELYDTELVPIERLKASGANLEGLDGDFVERFLIKTGNREYVNLDFRWLTENEILSKKQPEGIAVVERRTNGNFYGYVEGIVKGDTTINAADDADHQKLFALLERSNGIIDQADSLQRHDIGGINYSLERLRLKQRKYELADELTPERLASIEADAEQLHQDYLVLEKQLFAYRDEARRDQLIIRDMRGELVTIPMDNVLDVFFPNEMNWFQKLAHWGHQAVKFIVSEPREANTEGGVFPAIFGTVFMVMLMAVIVTPLGVVAAIYLHEYAGNNSFTRLIRIAVINLAGVPSIVYGVFGLGFFVYMLGGSIDSLFYQESLPTPTFGSPGVIWAALTLAILTLPVVIVSTEEGLSRIPSAVRQGSLALGATKAETLWRIVIPMASPAIMTGLILAVARAAGEVAPLMLVGVVKLAPTLPLDGNFPFIHLERKFMHLGFHIYDVGFQSPNVEAARPLVYATAFLLVTVIIGLNLAAIQIRNRLREKFKTLDQ from the coding sequence ATGAATAAGTGGTTTAAATCAGGTAACCCGTGGATATGGATGACGGCGGGTGCGGTAAGCATAAGCTTAGTAGCAGTGATTGGCTTGCTGCTATTAATCGCCGCACGCGGTCTGGTCTATTTCTGGCCAAGTCCGGTACTTGAAATGGAAGTCAAACAGTTTGGTGAAACGCAAACTGTGATTGGCGAGTTGTATGACACCGAGCTTGTGCCTATTGAGCGCTTAAAAGCCTCTGGTGCAAATTTGGAAGGCTTAGACGGCGACTTTGTAGAGCGCTTTTTGATTAAGACTGGTAACCGTGAATACGTAAACTTAGATTTTCGTTGGTTAACTGAGAATGAAATCTTATCGAAGAAGCAGCCTGAAGGCATTGCGGTGGTTGAGCGTCGCACCAACGGTAACTTTTACGGCTACGTTGAAGGTATTGTTAAAGGTGACACCACCATTAATGCTGCTGATGATGCTGATCACCAAAAGCTGTTTGCGTTATTAGAACGCTCTAATGGCATTATTGATCAAGCCGACTCGCTGCAGCGTCATGATATTGGTGGCATTAACTACAGCCTAGAGCGTTTACGTTTAAAGCAGCGCAAGTATGAGCTGGCTGATGAACTAACGCCTGAACGCTTAGCCAGTATTGAAGCTGATGCCGAGCAATTGCATCAAGACTACTTGGTACTTGAGAAGCAGTTATTTGCTTACCGTGATGAAGCGCGCCGTGACCAATTAATTATCCGTGATATGCGCGGTGAGTTGGTGACAATTCCAATGGATAATGTATTGGATGTGTTCTTCCCAAATGAGATGAACTGGTTCCAAAAACTAGCACATTGGGGGCATCAAGCGGTTAAATTTATTGTGTCTGAGCCACGTGAAGCTAATACCGAGGGCGGGGTATTTCCAGCTATCTTTGGTACGGTATTCATGGTGATGTTGATGGCCGTTATTGTTACGCCTCTCGGGGTTGTAGCTGCCATTTACTTGCACGAATATGCCGGCAATAACAGCTTTACCCGTTTGATCCGCATTGCGGTAATTAACCTGGCAGGTGTTCCATCCATTGTTTACGGTGTATTTGGCTTAGGTTTCTTTGTTTATATGCTAGGTGGCAGTATTGACTCCTTGTTCTATCAAGAGTCACTACCTACGCCAACTTTTGGCTCACCGGGTGTAATTTGGGCAGCCCTAACCTTGGCTATTCTTACCTTGCCAGTGGTGATTGTATCTACCGAAGAAGGTTTGTCGCGTATTCCTAGTGCGGTGCGTCAAGGCTCACTAGCTTTAGGTGCTACCAAAGCAGAAACGCTGTGGCGTATTGTTATTCCTATGGCGAGCCCGGCGATTATGACTGGCCTTATTTTGGCGGTAGCACGTGCAGCCGGTGAAGTAGCACCATTGATGCTAGTAGGTGTAGTGAAACTAGCACCAACATTACCGCTTGATGGCAACTTCCCGTTCATTCACCTAGAGCGCAAGTTCATGCACTTAGGCTTCCACATTTATGATGTTGGTTTCCAAAGCCCGAACGTAGAAGCGGCTCGACCTTTGGTGTACGCCACGGCATTTTTATTGGTAACGGTTATTATTGGCTTAAACTTAGCAGCCATCCAAATCCGTAACCGTTTACGCGAAAAGTTTAAAACGTTAGACCAATAA